TGGTGGATGGGCGAGCTGGCCCGCAACGCCAACGAGAAGGGCGTCTCCCTGGAGGAGCTGCCCATCACGCCGGCGGACGTGGCCCGGGTCTCCGCCCTGGTCGCGGCCGGCGACCTCAACGACAAGCTGGCCCGCCAGGTCATCGAGGGCGTCCTCGCCGGCGAGGGCACCCCGGACGAGGTCGTCGAGAAGCGCGGTCTGAAGGTCGTCTCCGACGACAGCGCGCTCGGCGCGGCGGTCGACGAGGCCATCGCGGGCAACGCGGCCATCGCCGACAAGATCCGCGGCGGCAAGGTCGCGGCGGTCGGCGCCCTGGTCGGCGCGGTCATGAAGGCCACCCGTGGCCAGGCGGACGCGGCGAAGGTCAAGGACCTGATCCTGGAGAAGCTGGGCGTCACCGAGGGCTGAGTCCCGAAGAGCCCGTGACGAGGGGCGGTACGGCTGTCGTGAGGCAGCGGTACCGCCCCTCGCGCGTGCACGGCGCCAGGGCCTGTCCGGCGGATCAGGGTCGGACAGACCCTAGTCGAGCACCTCGTAGGTCAGCGTGTAGTCCGCGTCGTCCTCGGTGAACTTGTACTCCAGTTCACCCTGGCCCAGTTGTGACCGGCCCACGTAAAAGCGGCCGAGCAGGTCGTCGTCGTCCGGGGAATCGTCGTCGAAGAGTTCGACGCGGGCGCGTGTGTTGAAGTCGATGAGCGGGACGGCGGCGAGATCCGCGGTGTCTCCGTTGTTCAGGCCGGGGGATTCCGCACCCCACACCTGAACCCCGTTGACCAGCAGACGCTGTTCGTCCTCGCCGTGGTCGTCCTCCGTCGTCGTGCAGTGGAGAGAAATCAGTCGAAGCCTCATTACCACCCCCAACTATTCGCCGAGCAGCTTGATTCGAGAGTAGGGGCGGATTCCGCTTACGGGCAATCAGCGCAGCCCGGCGCAATGTCGGCGCATTGCCCGTGAATTGATGCGCCCCCTGCGTTCCCGAATTGACGGCCCATAAACTGGAATGCCTGTGCGGGGGCCGGGAGGCGCTTGGACTTTCGTGGCGACCTGATGGACGTTCACCATCGCGCCCCCGCGGGGTCTTCTCGTCGTCATCCCGTCTCACTACCGTCCCCGGCGAACCAACCAATGGCTCGAAGGCGAACCATTGGCCGTCGACTGGAGGTCGGTTTGTCCCCGGAGAAGTCCCCCGAGCTGTCCCGCAGAAGGCTCCTCGCGCTGGGCGGAGGCGCCCTCGGTGTCGCCGCGGCCGGCTCGCTGCTGCCGCCGTCGTTGCAGGCGGCGATGGCCGCGGAGCCTCCGGCCGGGGGGATGGAGGCGATCCGGCACGTGGTGATCCTGATGCAGGAGAACCGTTCCTTCGACCACTACTTCGGCACCCTCCGCGGCGTCCGCGGATTCGGCGACCGCAATGCCATCGAACTGCCCTCGGGCAAGCCGGTCTTCGAGCAGCCGGCCGCGCTCGGCCGCACCGTGCTGCCCTTCCCGATCCGCGGCGCCGCCGAGACGCAGCAGAAGGACCTCCAGTACATCGGCGCCCTCGACCACTCCTGGAGCGGCGGCGGCAAGGCCTGGCGGGGCGGCTGGATGGACGGCTGGGTCTCGGCCAAGACCGCCGCCACCATGGCGTACTACGACCGGCAGGACATCCCGCTCCACTACGAGCTCGCCGACACCTTCACCATCTGCGACGCGTACCACTCGTCCATCCACACCTCGACGAGCCCCAACCGCAACCACCTCTGGTCCGGCTGGTCCGGCTTCGAGGCCGACGGCAGCCGGGCCGTCAGCAACGCCGCGTACGCCGAGGACACCCACCCCGGCTACGGCTGGCCCACCTACGCCGAGCGGCTCGAAGCCGCCGGGCGGAGCTGGAAGACGTACACCGAGTGGGAGAACTTCACCGACAACAACATCGAGTTCTTCACCAGCTTCAAGAAGATCGCCCGCAAGGCCCTCGCCGCCACCGGCGGGCCCGGGGCGGCGGCGCACACCTTCATGGAGTCCTTCTACGCCGCCGTCCGCGACACCGAGGACCTCGCCGAGCGGGCGAGGCTGCTCGGCCTCCTGGAGGAGGGCGTCGCGACGCTCACCGACGCCGAGCGCTCCCTCTTCGAGCGCGGCCTCCGCCGCGTCGAGTCCGGCACCCTCGCCGATGCCTTCCGTGCGGACGTCGCCGCCGGCACCCTCCCCGAGGTCTCCTACCTCGTGCCCTCCGCGATCGACTCCGAGCACCCCGGCTCCTCCTCGCCGATCGCCTCCGCGACCCTCGTCTACAAGGTGCTCGACGCCCTCGGCGCGCACCCGGACGTCTGGCGCCACACCGTCGTCCTGATCAACTACGACGAGAACGACGGCTTCTTCGACCACGTCCCGCCGCCCGTCCCGCCCGCCGACAACACGGACGAGCGCTGGAAGGGCCTGCCCACCGGCCTCGGCGTCCGCGTCCCGCTGCTCGTGGTCTCCCCCTGGTCGGTCGGCGGCTACGTCTGCTCCGAGACCTTCGACCACACCTCGGTGATCCGCTTCCTGGAGCAGCTCACCGGGATCGAGGAGCCCAACATCACCCCCTGGCGGCGGGCCGTCACCGGTGACCTCACCTCCGCCTTCGACTTCCACCGGACCCGGCGGCAGCCGCCCGTCGAGCAGCCGGGACCGGTCCCGCCCTTCACCGGTCGCTGGCGGCCCCAGCCGCCGGCCGTCCAGTCGATGCCCGTCCAGGAGCCCGGTGCCCGCCCGGCCCGCCCGCTGCCGTACCAGCCGGACGCCTCCGCGACGACCGGTGCCGGTTCCGTCACGGTCACGCTCGGCAACAGCGGGAAGGCGAGCGCGCACTTCGCGCTCTACCCGTACGCGGGCGAGTTCGCCGTCCCGCAGCACCAGGACGTCAGGGGAGAGGGGGAGTGGACCGTCCCCGTTCCGGGTGATCGTTACCGCTTCACGATCACCGGCCCCAACGGCTTCCGGCGCGAGTTCGAGGGCCCCGCGAGCGGTGGCGCCGAGCTGGCCTCTCGGATCGATCACCACGACCGTGACCTGCACCTCACCGTACGGAACACCGGCGACGCCCCGCTCGCCTTCACCGTCAGGCCGCTCGGGTACGTGGACGCGGACGACCTCGCCGACTGGACCCGCACCGTCACCGTGAAGCCCGGGAAGACCCGTACCGTCGTGCACTCGGCCGCCGACGCGCACGGCTGGTACGACGTCGAGGTGACCGCACCGGGTGGCTTCCGCCGCCGGCTCATGGGGCACATCGAGAACGGCCGACCGAGCGTCTCCGGCTGAGGCCCGCGCGGGGCCGGGTAGCAGGATCCCCGGCCCCGCGACGCATCCTGTGAGGATCGCCACGAAACGGGCAAACGATCACGTTTGGCTGTAACAGTGGGGCGCGAGTACAGATCCAGTCAGGAGTACGTCCTTGGCCGCAATCGCACGGTGGTGTGTCCGTCACCGTCTCGTCGTCGTTCTCCTCTGGCTCCTCGCCCTCGGCGGGACCGCCGCCGGCGCGACCCTCGCCGGCAGTGCGTACTCCAACGACTACGAGGTCCCCGGCACCGAGTCCGGCCGGGCCACCGCCCTCCTCGACCGCGGCTTCCACGGCCTCGGCGGCGACAGCGACACCATCGTCTGGCACAGCGACCGGGGCAGCGTCCGCGCCGACGCCGTCGAGGAGCGCGTCGGCGACATGCTCGACAAGGTCGCCGACCTCCCCGGCATCGCCGCCGTGACCTCCCCGTACGAGGACGCGCGCGGCCAGATCAGCGAGGACGGGCACACCGCCTACGCCACGGTCACCTTCGACGCGCAGTCCGACGACATCCCCGAGGCCCAGGCCAAGGCCCTCGTCGACACTGCCAAGGCGGCGCAGACGGAGGACCTCCAGATCGAGCTCGGCGGCAGCGCCGTCGCCCTCACCGAGGCCCCCGGCGGACACATCGCCGAGATCGTCGGCGTCGCCGTCGCGGCCGTCGTCCTCTTCCTCGCCTTCGGCTCGCTCGCCGCCTCCGTGCTCCCGATAGCGACCGCGCTCGTCAGCGTCGGCATCGCGTACTCCGGGATCGTGCTCCTCGGCCATCTGATGACCGTCGCCGACTTCGCCCCCATGCTCGGCATGCTCGTCGGCCTCGGCGTCGGCATCGACTACGCCCTCTTCATCGTCACCAGGCACCGCAGGGGCCTCAAACGCGGCCGGTCCGTCGCCGAGGCCGCCGAGACCGCCGTCGCCACCACCGGCCGGGCCGTCGTCTTCGCCGGCGCCACCGTCTGCATCGCCCTCCTCGGCATGCTGATCCTGCGGCTCAGCTTCCTCAACGGCGTCGCCATCGCCGCCTCGCTCACCGTGCTCCTCACGGTCGCCGCCTCCGTCACCCTGCTGCCCGCACTGCTCTCGTTCATCGGCATGCGGGCGCTGTCCCGGCGCGAACGCCGGACGCTCGCCGAGCGCGGCCCCCAGCCCGAGCTGCCCACCGGCCTCGCCGCCCGCTGGTCCGCCTTCGTCGAGCGGCACCCCAAGCTCCTCGGCGGGATCGCCGTCCTCGTCATGGCTGTCCTGGCGCTGCCGACCCTCTCGCTCCACCTCGGCACCTCCGACCAGGGCAACAGCCCGGCCACCGCGACCACCCGCAAGGCGTACGACCTGCTCGCCGACGGCTTCGGGCCGGGCGTCAACGGCCCGCTCACCCTCGTCGCCGGCCTCGACGGCGCCGACGACCGGGTCGCCCTCGACCAGCTGCCGGCCGCGCTCACCGCCACCAAGGGCGTCGCGGCCGTCTCCCCGGTCACGTACAACAGCGCGGGCGACACCGCCGTCCTCACCGTCGTGCCCGACTCCTCGCCGCAGTCCAAGGCGACCAGCGAGCTCGTCGACCGGCTCCGCCAGGACGTCCTGCCGAAGGCTGAGGCCGGCACCTCCCTCGACGTGCACGTGGGCGGCGTCACCGCCTCGTACGACGACTTCGCCGAGATCATCGTCGGCAAGCTGCCGCTCTTCGTCGGCGTCGTCATCGCGCTCGGCTGTCTGCTGCTCCTGCTCGCCTTCCGCTCGATCGGCATCCCGCTCAAGGCCGCCGCCATGAACGTCGCGGCCGTCGCCGGCGCCTTCGGCATCGTCGTCGCGATCTTCCAGTGGGGCTGGGGGACCGAACTCCTCGGCCTCGGCAGCGCCGGACCGATCGAGCCCTTCCTCCCCGTGATCATGGTCTCCGTCCTCTTCGGACTCTCCATGGACTACCAGGTCTTCCTGGTCAGCCGGATGT
The DNA window shown above is from Streptomyces vietnamensis and carries:
- a CDS encoding phosphocholine-specific phospholipase C, yielding MARRRTIGRRLEVGLSPEKSPELSRRRLLALGGGALGVAAAGSLLPPSLQAAMAAEPPAGGMEAIRHVVILMQENRSFDHYFGTLRGVRGFGDRNAIELPSGKPVFEQPAALGRTVLPFPIRGAAETQQKDLQYIGALDHSWSGGGKAWRGGWMDGWVSAKTAATMAYYDRQDIPLHYELADTFTICDAYHSSIHTSTSPNRNHLWSGWSGFEADGSRAVSNAAYAEDTHPGYGWPTYAERLEAAGRSWKTYTEWENFTDNNIEFFTSFKKIARKALAATGGPGAAAHTFMESFYAAVRDTEDLAERARLLGLLEEGVATLTDAERSLFERGLRRVESGTLADAFRADVAAGTLPEVSYLVPSAIDSEHPGSSSPIASATLVYKVLDALGAHPDVWRHTVVLINYDENDGFFDHVPPPVPPADNTDERWKGLPTGLGVRVPLLVVSPWSVGGYVCSETFDHTSVIRFLEQLTGIEEPNITPWRRAVTGDLTSAFDFHRTRRQPPVEQPGPVPPFTGRWRPQPPAVQSMPVQEPGARPARPLPYQPDASATTGAGSVTVTLGNSGKASAHFALYPYAGEFAVPQHQDVRGEGEWTVPVPGDRYRFTITGPNGFRREFEGPASGGAELASRIDHHDRDLHLTVRNTGDAPLAFTVRPLGYVDADDLADWTRTVTVKPGKTRTVVHSAADAHGWYDVEVTAPGGFRRRLMGHIENGRPSVSG
- a CDS encoding MMPL family transporter — encoded protein: MAAIARWCVRHRLVVVLLWLLALGGTAAGATLAGSAYSNDYEVPGTESGRATALLDRGFHGLGGDSDTIVWHSDRGSVRADAVEERVGDMLDKVADLPGIAAVTSPYEDARGQISEDGHTAYATVTFDAQSDDIPEAQAKALVDTAKAAQTEDLQIELGGSAVALTEAPGGHIAEIVGVAVAAVVLFLAFGSLAASVLPIATALVSVGIAYSGIVLLGHLMTVADFAPMLGMLVGLGVGIDYALFIVTRHRRGLKRGRSVAEAAETAVATTGRAVVFAGATVCIALLGMLILRLSFLNGVAIAASLTVLLTVAASVTLLPALLSFIGMRALSRRERRTLAERGPQPELPTGLAARWSAFVERHPKLLGGIAVLVMAVLALPTLSLHLGTSDQGNSPATATTRKAYDLLADGFGPGVNGPLTLVAGLDGADDRVALDQLPAALTATKGVAAVSPVTYNSAGDTAVLTVVPDSSPQSKATSELVDRLRQDVLPKAEAGTSLDVHVGGVTASYDDFAEIIVGKLPLFVGVVIALGCLLLLLAFRSIGIPLKAAAMNVAAVAGAFGIVVAIFQWGWGTELLGLGSAGPIEPFLPVIMVSVLFGLSMDYQVFLVSRMYEEWLETGDNRRAVRVGLAETSRVINSAAVIMISVFLAFVLSGDRVIAMFGIALAAAVALDAFVLRTLLVPALMHLLGGANWWLPKWLDRLLPRISIEPPESREAADARAKIPVQRVTVPMTEENDDVRDIAG